The window AGGGCGGGTTTTCTCACGGGTTACCTTCCGAACAGGAATCGGCTGAGGGGCGCGGAACGCAGCAGCAGGTGCCCCAGCAGGGCCGAGATTACCAGGGCAAGATACCCGCTGAGCAGGGCGGCACTTGTCCGTTGCCACCCGTTGCCCGCCGGGGGCCACCACAGTTCCGCCAGTTGCAGCAGGGCCGGGTGCAGCAGGTACACCTGCAGACTCACCAGGCCAAACCAGGCCACCAGGTTCCGGAGTTGCACGGCCCGTTCCTTCCAGGCCAGGCAAACGCCGTAGATGACCAGGGTGCACAGCGAGGTGAACAGCCAGGTGCTGAGGTTGTAGGCAAGGTTACTGACCGGCTGGCCCTGCATGGCCGCCGTGGCCAGCGGCAGGTACGCGCCCGCAGCCAGCAGCAGCAGGGCGGTCAGCCACCAGCGGTAACGCCGGAACCACGCCGGGAATTCCTCGGATCGGGCAGCCACGGCGGCGCCCAGCACCAGCGGCAGGGTGTACCACAGCACCACGCTGCCGGGGTAGGTCCACTTCAGGACGCTAAAATTCAGGAAGTAGACGGCCAGTTGCAGGATGACCCCCACGCCCATAGCCGTCCAGAGGCTCAGGCGGGCGCGGGCCAGCGGCAGCAGCAGCGGAATCAGCACGTACGCCTGCACGGCCACCAGCAGGAAGTAGAGATGGTAACTGGCCTTGCCGTACAGCAGGTAAAACTGCACCTTCTGCGGGTCGCTCAGGGTCTCCTGGGGACGCTGGCCCAGCACGACGTACCACAGCATGTAAAGGCCACTCCACAGAAAGTAGGGCCAGGCTCCACGGGTCGCGCGCCGCTGCCAGTAGCGCCGCCAGTCGGGCGCCCGCAACAGACTGCGCGTCAGCAGCAGGGCGGCCATGAACAGGAAGGCGGGCACCGCGAAGTGCAGCAGGCGGTTGGCGACCAGCAGAGCGGTGTGCAGGGCGCTGCCGGCGTCCAGATAACGCAGGCCCAGGCCGGTCGCGTGGTGCGCCACGACTTCCAGGATGGCCAGGCCACGAAAGGTATCCACCACCCAGGGCGGCCGGGAAACGGCGGCAACAGGCTTTTCGGGAAGGGCGCTGGGGTGGGGTGACGTCATGAATTCTGAAGTGTTCCGGCTTTGAAGGAAAAATGGCTCATGCTGGGGTTCAGCCGACGAAAGAAGGGCGAGTAAATACTGTCTCGAACGGCATGGAGTGAATTCGGGAACGGTCCCTGAACTCACGCCGGAGCAGTCAAAATGGGAGAAAGCCGGCCGCCGGTGTCTCCTGAGCGGGGCGACGCGCGTCAACGCTTGAGCCGCCGCAAGGCATCCCCCCGACTATAGCGTCCTTTCCCGTATTCAGTCGGCCTGACGTTAAATGGGAGGTCGGTCAGTACAGCGTTTGGCAAAAAGAAGGGGGCTGTCTTGATGCTCGGCCAGACACAGTTCGGAAGGAGAAAACAAGCCAGGCGGTAGGGCTTTCAAGGTGCTTGCGGCGGCGCGGCAATCCGCTTTGGTCACCGGGTGTCTAGGGTTCGCGCCATTTCCGGAATGCCCCTTGCAGGAGGCGCGCGGCTTCGCTGGCGCGGTAACCGCCCCGCACCTCCAGCCGGTGGCCCCAGTGTGCCCTGAGCAGGTCGGTCACGCCGCCCAGTGCGCCTGATCGCGGGTTGCTGGCCGCGTACACCAGCCGGCCCACGCGCGCTTCGAGGGCCGCGCCCAGGCACATGGGGCAGGGTTCCAGCGTGACCACCAGTGTGCAGTCCATCAGGTAGGCGCCGTGCACGGTGCTGGCTTCGCGCAGGGCCGCCAGTTCGGCGTGCCGCGTCATGTCGCCGTGCTCGCGGCTGGTGTTGCGCCCACGCCCGATGATGTTCCCCTGCGCGTCCATGACGACCGCCCCC is drawn from Deinococcus fonticola and contains these coding sequences:
- a CDS encoding acyltransferase, which produces MTSPHPSALPEKPVAAVSRPPWVVDTFRGLAILEVVAHHATGLGLRYLDAGSALHTALLVANRLLHFAVPAFLFMAALLLTRSLLRAPDWRRYWQRRATRGAWPYFLWSGLYMLWYVVLGQRPQETLSDPQKVQFYLLYGKASYHLYFLLVAVQAYVLIPLLLPLARARLSLWTAMGVGVILQLAVYFLNFSVLKWTYPGSVVLWYTLPLVLGAAVAARSEEFPAWFRRYRWWLTALLLLAAGAYLPLATAAMQGQPVSNLAYNLSTWLFTSLCTLVIYGVCLAWKERAVQLRNLVAWFGLVSLQVYLLHPALLQLAELWWPPAGNGWQRTSAALLSGYLALVISALLGHLLLRSAPLSRFLFGR